The following are encoded in a window of Sulfitobacter sp. S190 genomic DNA:
- the hrpB gene encoding ATP-dependent helicase HrpB — translation MSIALPIDTVMPQVIDALRSAGRVVLQAPPGAGKTTRVPLAMLEAGLTQGRILMLEPRRLAARAAAERMAQTRGEKTGDVVGYRVRGASAVSSATRIEVVTEGILTRMIQDNPDLPGVGAVIFDEFHERSLNADLGLALTLEIAGALRDDLLIAVMSATLDAQPVATLMQAPIVTSQGRSFDVTPRWLDRPLAKTDRLEQAVADRTLAALAESPGSALVFLPGEGEIRKTEALLRPHLPADCTLAPLFGAMDFKAQQAAIRPSPQGRKLVLATAIAETSLTIEDIRIVVDAGRARRSVFDPSSGMARLVTQRVTRAEATQRAGRAGRVSTGVAYKMWTRGEEGALAAFPPAEIEVGDLCGFALELALWGAEAAALNFVTPPHPGRLAEARSVLQMLGALDRRGLITAHGRTLASLPLHPRLAHMVTRGGPEAATLAAILSERDPLRGAPLDLLHRMRALAGERVAGTPHSATLARIRQDAKRLLSRTDPDGPRDLGTLAALAYPDRVGLRRKGDAPRFVLSGGKGAVAPAGDPLASARLLVATDLDGDPRDARIRQGTALGESALRAAFGDQIGWEDVCVWSRREGRVLTRKQERFGALVLDDRAWHDAPDDQVATAMLEGVRELGLRPGKSAARFLRRAALVEGRDGFPAFDEPHLLDTLEDWLLPHLGAVRSTADWKAFDLLPALRARLDWDQQQVLDRVAPGHFETPLGRRIAIDYDGDTPQIAVRLQEMFGVTQHPQVAGQPVQVTLLSPAQRPVQVTMDLPGFWSSSYADVRKDMRGRYPRHPWPEDPTQADPTLRVKRRNS, via the coding sequence ATGAGTATCGCGCTTCCCATAGACACCGTCATGCCACAGGTTATCGACGCCCTGCGCAGCGCGGGCCGCGTGGTTCTGCAGGCGCCCCCCGGTGCGGGCAAGACAACGCGGGTTCCGCTGGCCATGCTGGAGGCGGGTCTCACGCAGGGCCGCATCCTGATGCTCGAGCCGCGCCGCCTCGCCGCACGCGCGGCCGCCGAACGCATGGCCCAAACGCGCGGCGAGAAAACCGGAGATGTTGTCGGATACCGCGTGCGCGGCGCGTCGGCCGTATCAAGCGCGACACGCATCGAAGTCGTGACCGAAGGCATCCTGACGCGCATGATACAGGACAATCCCGATTTGCCCGGGGTCGGGGCGGTGATTTTTGACGAGTTTCACGAACGCTCCCTCAATGCGGATCTGGGTCTTGCCCTGACGCTGGAAATAGCGGGCGCGCTGCGCGACGATCTGTTGATCGCGGTCATGTCTGCGACGCTCGACGCGCAGCCCGTCGCCACCCTGATGCAGGCTCCGATTGTCACCTCGCAGGGGCGCAGCTTCGACGTGACGCCGCGGTGGCTCGACCGTCCGCTGGCCAAGACGGACCGGCTGGAGCAGGCCGTCGCTGACCGCACGCTGGCCGCGCTGGCCGAAAGCCCCGGCTCGGCGCTGGTTTTCTTGCCCGGCGAAGGCGAAATTCGCAAGACTGAAGCCTTGCTGCGCCCGCATCTGCCAGCCGATTGCACGCTTGCCCCCTTGTTTGGCGCAATGGACTTCAAGGCACAGCAAGCCGCGATCCGCCCCTCGCCGCAGGGTCGCAAGTTGGTTCTGGCCACCGCGATCGCCGAAACCTCGCTGACCATCGAAGACATTCGCATCGTTGTGGATGCAGGCCGCGCGCGGCGATCCGTGTTCGATCCGTCATCGGGCATGGCGCGGCTGGTGACCCAACGTGTCACCCGTGCCGAAGCGACCCAACGCGCAGGGCGTGCGGGGCGTGTCAGCACCGGTGTCGCGTACAAGATGTGGACCCGCGGCGAAGAAGGTGCGCTTGCCGCCTTCCCGCCCGCCGAAATCGAGGTAGGTGATCTGTGCGGCTTTGCGCTGGAGCTGGCGCTTTGGGGCGCCGAGGCCGCAGCGCTGAACTTCGTCACCCCCCCGCATCCCGGCAGGCTGGCCGAAGCGCGCAGCGTGTTACAGATGCTGGGCGCGCTTGACCGGCGCGGCCTCATTACGGCGCACGGGCGCACCCTTGCCAGCCTTCCGCTGCACCCGCGGCTGGCGCATATGGTGACACGCGGCGGGCCGGAGGCCGCCACACTTGCCGCGATCCTGTCGGAACGCGATCCGCTCAGGGGCGCGCCCCTTGATCTGTTGCACCGCATGCGCGCCCTCGCCGGAGAGCGCGTCGCGGGCACACCCCATTCCGCGACCCTCGCCCGGATCCGCCAGGATGCGAAACGCTTGCTGAGCCGCACCGATCCCGACGGGCCGCGCGATCTCGGAACGCTCGCGGCACTGGCCTATCCCGACCGGGTCGGTCTGCGCCGCAAGGGCGATGCTCCGCGGTTTGTGCTCTCGGGTGGCAAAGGCGCCGTGGCGCCTGCGGGTGATCCTCTGGCCAGCGCAAGGCTGCTGGTCGCCACCGATCTGGACGGCGATCCGCGCGATGCACGCATCCGACAGGGCACCGCGCTTGGCGAAAGTGCGTTGCGCGCAGCGTTCGGTGATCAGATCGGGTGGGAAGATGTGTGCGTCTGGTCACGCCGCGAAGGCCGCGTGCTGACCCGCAAACAGGAACGCTTCGGGGCGTTGGTCCTTGATGATCGCGCTTGGCACGATGCCCCCGATGATCAGGTCGCGACCGCCATGCTGGAAGGGGTGCGCGAACTGGGTCTGCGTCCCGGCAAATCCGCCGCCCGTTTCCTGCGCCGTGCCGCGCTGGTGGAGGGGCGCGACGGCTTTCCCGCTTTCGACGAACCGCATTTGCTCGACACGCTGGAGGACTGGTTGCTGCCGCATCTTGGCGCTGTGCGCTCGACCGCCGATTGGAAAGCCTTTGATCTGCTGCCGGCCCTGCGGGCGCGTCTGGACTGGGACCAGCAACAGGTACTGGACCGCGTGGCACCAGGCCATTTCGAGACCCCGCTTGGTCGCAGAATCGCGATCGACTACGATGGTGACACCCCGCAAATCGCGGTGCGGCTGCAAGAGATGTTCGGCGTGACGCAGCATCCGCAGGTCGCGGGCCAACCGGTACAGGTCACATTGCTGTCGCCCGCCCAGCGCCCGGTGCAGGTTACGATGGATTTGCCCGGTTTCTGGTCAAGCTCCTACGCGGACGTGCGCAAGGACATGCGCGGTCGTTATCCGCGCCACCCCTGGCCCGAAGACCCGACGCAGGCGGATCCCACACTCCGGGTAAAGCGGCGTAACAGCTGA